The Orcinus orca chromosome 4, mOrcOrc1.1, whole genome shotgun sequence genome includes a region encoding these proteins:
- the LOC101275557 gene encoding alcohol dehydrogenase class-3 isoform X1 — MASQVIKCKAAVAWEARKPLSIEEIEVAPPKAHEVRIKIIATAVCHTDAYTLSGADPEGSFPVILGHEGAGIVESVGEGVTKLKAGDTVIPLYIPQCGECKFCLNPKTNLCQKIRVTQGKGLMPDGTSRFTCKGKTILHYMGTSTFSEYTVVADISVAKIDPLAPLDKVCLLGCGISTGYGAVVNTAKVEPGSTCAVFGLGGVGLAVIMGCKVAGASRIIGVDINKDKFTRAKEFGASECINPQDFSKPIQEVLVEMTDGGVDYSFECIGNVKVMRAALEACHKGWGVSVVVGVAASGEEVATRPFQLVTGRTWKGTAFGGWKSVESIPKLVSEYMSKKMKIDEFVTHNLPFDQINEAFELMHAGKSIRTVLKL; from the exons ATGGCGAGCCAG GTTATCAAATGTAAGGCTGCGGTTGCCTGGGAGGCTAGAAAGCCTCTCTCCATAGAGGAGATAGAGGTGGCACCCCCAAAGGCTCATGAAGTTCGAATTAAG ATTATTGCCACTGCAGTTTGCCACACTGACGCCTATACCCTGAGTGGGGCTGATCCTGAAGGGAGTTTTCCAGTGATCTTGGGACATGAAGGTGCTGGAATTGTGGAAAGTGTTGGTGAAGGAGTTACTAAGCTGAAGGCAG GTGATACTGTCATCCCACTTTACATCCCACAGTGTGGAGAGTGCAAATTTTGTCTAAATCCTAAAACGAACCTTTGCCAGAAGATAAG agtcACTCAAGGGAAAGGATTAATGCCAGATGGCACTAGCAGATTTACTTGTAAAGGAAAGACAATTTTACATTACATGGGAACCAGCACATTTTCTGAATACACAGTTGTGGCTGATATCTCTGTTGCTAAAATTGATCCTTTAGCCCCTTTGGATAAAGTCTGCCTTCTGGGTTGTGGCATTTCAACTGGTTATGGTGCTGTTGTGAACACTGCCAAG GTGGAGCCTGGCTCTACTTGTGCCGTCTTTGGCCTGGGAGGAGTTGGATTGGCAGTTATCATGGGCTGTAAGGTGGCTGGTGCATCCCGGATCATTGGTGTGGACATCAATAAAGATAAATTCACAAGGGCTAAGGAGTTTGGGGCCTCTGAGTGTATTAACCCCCAGGACTTCAGTAAACCTATCCAGGAAGTGCTCGTTGAGATGACTGATGGGGGAGTGGACTATTCCTTTGAGTGTATTGGCAACGTTAAAGTCATG AGAGCAGCGCTGGAGGCCTGCCACAAAGGCTGGGGCGTCAGCGTGGTGGTTGGAGTAGCTGCCTCAGGTGAAGAAGTTGCCACTCGTCCATTCCAGCTGGTAACAGGCCGCACGTGGAAAGGCACTGCATTTGGAG GATGGAAGAGTGTAGAAAGCATCCCAAAGTTGGTGTCCGAATATATgtccaaaaaaatgaagattgaTGAATTTGTGACTCACAATTTGCCTTTTGACCAAATTAACGAAGCCTTTGAACTGATGCATGCAGGAAAGAG CATCCGAACTGTTTTAAAGCTTtaa
- the LOC101275557 gene encoding alcohol dehydrogenase class-3 isoform X2, which translates to MASQVIKCKAAVAWEARKPLSIEEIEVAPPKAHEVRIKIIATAVCHTDAYTLSGADPEGSFPVILGHEGAGIVESVGEGVTKLKAGDTVIPLYIPQCGECKFCLNPKTNLCQKIRVTQGKGLMPDGTSRFTCKGKTILHYMGTSTFSEYTVVADISVAKIDPLAPLDKVCLLGCGISTGYGAVVNTAKVEPGSTCAVFGLGGVGLAVIMGCKVAGASRIIGVDINKDKFTRAKEFGASECINPQDFSKPIQEVLVEMTDGGVDYSFECIGNVKVMRAALEACHKGWGVSVVVGVAASGEEVATRPFQLVTGRTWKGTAFGGCSAREEKRHQNMFVGASIVAQWLRICLLMQGTRVRALVWEDPICCRATRPVSHN; encoded by the exons ATGGCGAGCCAG GTTATCAAATGTAAGGCTGCGGTTGCCTGGGAGGCTAGAAAGCCTCTCTCCATAGAGGAGATAGAGGTGGCACCCCCAAAGGCTCATGAAGTTCGAATTAAG ATTATTGCCACTGCAGTTTGCCACACTGACGCCTATACCCTGAGTGGGGCTGATCCTGAAGGGAGTTTTCCAGTGATCTTGGGACATGAAGGTGCTGGAATTGTGGAAAGTGTTGGTGAAGGAGTTACTAAGCTGAAGGCAG GTGATACTGTCATCCCACTTTACATCCCACAGTGTGGAGAGTGCAAATTTTGTCTAAATCCTAAAACGAACCTTTGCCAGAAGATAAG agtcACTCAAGGGAAAGGATTAATGCCAGATGGCACTAGCAGATTTACTTGTAAAGGAAAGACAATTTTACATTACATGGGAACCAGCACATTTTCTGAATACACAGTTGTGGCTGATATCTCTGTTGCTAAAATTGATCCTTTAGCCCCTTTGGATAAAGTCTGCCTTCTGGGTTGTGGCATTTCAACTGGTTATGGTGCTGTTGTGAACACTGCCAAG GTGGAGCCTGGCTCTACTTGTGCCGTCTTTGGCCTGGGAGGAGTTGGATTGGCAGTTATCATGGGCTGTAAGGTGGCTGGTGCATCCCGGATCATTGGTGTGGACATCAATAAAGATAAATTCACAAGGGCTAAGGAGTTTGGGGCCTCTGAGTGTATTAACCCCCAGGACTTCAGTAAACCTATCCAGGAAGTGCTCGTTGAGATGACTGATGGGGGAGTGGACTATTCCTTTGAGTGTATTGGCAACGTTAAAGTCATG AGAGCAGCGCTGGAGGCCTGCCACAAAGGCTGGGGCGTCAGCGTGGTGGTTGGAGTAGCTGCCTCAGGTGAAGAAGTTGCCACTCGTCCATTCCAGCTGGTAACAGGCCGCACGTGGAAAGGCACTGCATTTGGAG GTTGCtcagctagagaagagaaaagacaTCAAAACATGTTTGTAGGGGCTTCcatagtggcacagtggttgagaatctgcctgctaatgcaggggacacgggttcgagccctggtctgggaggatcccatatgctgcagagcaaccaggcccgtgagccacaactga